A window of Flavobacteriales bacterium genomic DNA:
TTCTCCTGGACAATCTCCCGGAATTCTGCCTCGGTCACTTCCTTGCCTTTGGTAGGAACGGTGATCTTGCCATCTTCCACTTTTCCGAAAACCACCTCCTGTGCTTCCACGGTTACCTTGCCTTCCACATCCAGTTTCAGGATCATGCCGGGGAGTTGTCCGAAGCCGACCGGTCCACCGGAAACCGGGATGGCGCTGGTGAACCATGCTTCCACGTGCAGGGTGTCTTTCATGGTGGTGGCTTTGTGACAGAGGTAACCGGCGATGGTATCGGACTCTGCGGTCATCTTCCATTTCATGGATTTCATATCCTGGTGGATGAGGAAGAGTTTGCCCATGAAGTCCTGCTGGTTGACGGCGGTTCCTTCGGCGATATTTTCGTAGACATCCATTTTCGGCTTCATGAACATCCTGCCTCCGGTTGCTCCGCTGGCGCCGTCCAGTCCTTTGGGTTCGGAAGGATCCACATAGTCATTATACATGGATTCGGTGGAGGTGAAGTACATGATCTTGCTTGATTTGGCCATTTCCTTCATACGTTCGATGATGGCGTCGGCGCCTTCCACATCACCCATGCGTTCGCGGATGCGTTTGGCGCGGCCTTCCGCATCAAAGTCCAGGGTTTCTTTATAGATGATATGCCCTTCGTTTTGTTGTGCCATTCCGACCAATGGAAACAGGGCAATGATGAGAAAAAGGTACTTGGAACTCATGATGATGGATTTGAGATGAATGCAATGCCGTGCCGCGAAGATAGGACGGGTTTCTGTGCAAGCCATGAAGGTGCTCATAAAAATTGTTAATCAAATAAGAAGGTATTGTCAATCGGCCGGGAGTTAGATGCGGAAAGGGGTTTAGGGTTTAAACGGTTTAAGGTTTCTAGTTTGTGGTTTAAGGTTTAAGGTTTAAGGTTGCCGTACCTTATGCATACAGCGGCCTGCGGGATCACGCCATTATCACATCATCACATTGTCAAATTATCACATCACCACATCATACATCACCAAATAGTTTAAGGTTGCCGTACCGTATGCATACCGTGCCCTGCGGGATCACGCCATTATCACATTGTCACATTTTACATCATCACGTCACCACCTCATCAAATCACCAAATAGTTTGTGGTTTCTGGTTTGTTGTTTGTAGTTGCCGTACCGTATGCTTACAGCAAATACTTTGATGAGATCAATGAAACCGACGACAAGGATGAGCATGTGATCGTACCGATCATGATTGCCAAACCGATCAAGATCCTTGCCACGGAATACACCCCGGCGAAAGTGATCCCTGACATCCTTCCGGCACGCATTGCCATCCCGAAGATCGGCAAGGAGAGAGATGATGAAGAAAACGCCGTGGCTTACCTGCACTACAAACTGTACGACAAGGACAGCAACATGTTGGCCGAAGGCAGAAAGGCGATCACCAGGAAATCAAGGGATGACCTCGGGCGCCATAGCCTTGGCGGAGGCGACCGGGAACACGAACTCATCGAGCTGAACTTCATGGCCCCTGACAGCGGTTATGCGGAAGTCTACATCTCGGGTGCAACCACCTCCGGACGAAAGGCCTACTTTGATGACTACAAGGTGGAGGTGATGAATGTGAACCTCATTCCACCGTATTACCCCTACCTGTACAACGGTAAAGAATTCATTGATGACTTTGATCTGAACTGGAGTGACTACGGAGCGAGAATGTATGATGCAGGGATCGGAAGATGGGGGTGCGTGGATCCGTTGGGGGAAATGATGGCTGACCAGTCACCGTATAATTATTCTTATAACGACCC
This region includes:
- a CDS encoding GLPGLI family protein, which codes for MSSKYLFLIIALFPLVGMAQQNEGHIIYKETLDFDAEGRAKRIRERMGDVEGADAIIERMKEMAKSSKIMYFTSTESMYNDYVDPSEPKGLDGASGATGGRMFMKPKMDVYENIAEGTAVNQQDFMGKLFLIHQDMKSMKWKMTAESDTIAGYLCHKATTMKDTLHVEAWFTSAIPVSGGPVGFGQLPGMILKLDVEGKVTVEAQEVVFGKVEDGKITVPTKGKEVTEAEFREIVQEKMKEMREMYGGQRGGMRMMTH